From a region of the Mus pahari chromosome 12, PAHARI_EIJ_v1.1, whole genome shotgun sequence genome:
- the Mpv17l gene encoding mpv17-like protein isoform X3: protein MSILQEKDDIFLDLKQKFWNTYKSGLMYWPFVQLTNFSLVPVHWRTAYTGLCGFLWATFLCFSQQSGDGTVKSVFIFLRRKEARDKSSEK, encoded by the exons ATGAGCATTCTCCAGGAGAAGGATGACATATTTTTGGACCTGAAGCAGAAATTCTGGAATACGTATAAG AGTGGTCTCATGTACTGGCCCTTTGTGCAG CTGACCAACTTCAGCCTTGTCCCTGTGCACTGGAGGACGGCATATACGGGACTCTGTGGCTTCCTCTGGGCCACCTTCCTATGCTTTTCGCAGCAGAGCGGCGATGGTACAGTCAAGTCCGTATTCATCTTCCTTCGCAGGAAGGAGGCGCGTGATAAGTCCTCAGAGAAATGA
- the Mpv17l gene encoding mpv17-like protein isoform X1, whose protein sequence is MASWWRAFPRAARRYPWPTNVLLYAGLFSAGDALQQRLRGGPADWRQTRRVATLAMTFHGNFNYVWLRLLERALPGRAPRTVLAKVLCDQTVGGPIALSAFYVGMSILQEKDDIFLDLKQKFWNTYKSDLCVCFLYLHSILTRLSFVAEWSHVLALCAADQLQPCPCALEDGIYGTLWLPLGHLPMLFAAERRWYSQVRIHLPSQEGGA, encoded by the exons ATGGCGAGCTGGTGGCGTGCGTTTCCACGGGCCGCACGGCGCTATCCGTGGCCCACTAATGTGTTGCTCTACGCCGGGCTCTTCTCGGCGGGTGATGCCCTGCAGCAGCGACTGCGGGGAGGCCCAGCCGACTGGCGCCAGACGCGTCGCGTGGCCACTCTGGCCATGACCTTCCACGGAAACTTCAACTACGTGTGGCTGCGCCTACTGGAGCGCGCGCTGCCAGGCCGCGCGCCGCGCACGGTCCTGGCCAAGGTGCTATGCGATCAGACTGTCGGAGGGCCGATAGCCCTCTCTGCCTTCTATGTCG GTATGAGCATTCTCCAGGAGAAGGATGACATATTTTTGGACCTGAAGCAGAAATTCTGGAATACGTATAAG AGTGAtctgtgtgtttgctttctgTACCTGCACAGCATTCTAACCAGGCTTTCCTTCGTTGCAGAGTGGTCTCATGTACTGGCCCTTTGTGCAG CTGACCAACTTCAGCCTTGTCCCTGTGCACTGGAGGACGGCATATACGGGACTCTGTGGCTTCCTCTGGGCCACCTTCCTATGCTTTTCGCAGCAGAGCGGCGATGGTACAGTCAAGTCCGTATTCATCTTCCTTCGCAGGAAGGAGGCGCGTGA
- the Mpv17l gene encoding mpv17-like protein isoform X2 has translation MASWWRAFPRAARRYPWPTNVLLYAGLFSAGDALQQRLRGGPADWRQTRRVATLAMTFHGNFNYVWLRLLERALPGRAPRTVLAKVLCDQTVGGPIALSAFYVGMSILQEKDDIFLDLKQKFWNTYKSGLMYWPFVQLTNFSLVPVHWRTAYTGLCGFLWATFLCFSQQSGDGTVKSVFIFLRRKEARDKSSEK, from the exons ATGGCGAGCTGGTGGCGTGCGTTTCCACGGGCCGCACGGCGCTATCCGTGGCCCACTAATGTGTTGCTCTACGCCGGGCTCTTCTCGGCGGGTGATGCCCTGCAGCAGCGACTGCGGGGAGGCCCAGCCGACTGGCGCCAGACGCGTCGCGTGGCCACTCTGGCCATGACCTTCCACGGAAACTTCAACTACGTGTGGCTGCGCCTACTGGAGCGCGCGCTGCCAGGCCGCGCGCCGCGCACGGTCCTGGCCAAGGTGCTATGCGATCAGACTGTCGGAGGGCCGATAGCCCTCTCTGCCTTCTATGTCG GTATGAGCATTCTCCAGGAGAAGGATGACATATTTTTGGACCTGAAGCAGAAATTCTGGAATACGTATAAG AGTGGTCTCATGTACTGGCCCTTTGTGCAG CTGACCAACTTCAGCCTTGTCCCTGTGCACTGGAGGACGGCATATACGGGACTCTGTGGCTTCCTCTGGGCCACCTTCCTATGCTTTTCGCAGCAGAGCGGCGATGGTACAGTCAAGTCCGTATTCATCTTCCTTCGCAGGAAGGAGGCGCGTGATAAGTCCTCAGAGAAATGA